The Synechococcales cyanobacterium T60_A2020_003 genome includes a window with the following:
- the apcB gene encoding allophycocyanin subunit beta, with the protein MRDAVTSLIGNYDVTGRYFDQNAMDSLKSYFSSGLARVQAAAVINSDAASIVKLAGSRLFEEVPELIRPSGNAYTTRRYAACLRDMDYYLRYATYALVAGNTDVLDERVLQGLRETYNSLTVPIAPTVRGIQIMKDIVKQKVEAAGIEPGEWLDQPFDHMSRDLSESDL; encoded by the coding sequence ATGCGGGACGCGGTGACAAGTCTGATTGGTAATTACGATGTCACAGGTCGCTATTTCGACCAAAACGCAATGGACTCGCTGAAGTCCTACTTTAGTTCTGGTTTAGCACGTGTTCAGGCGGCAGCCGTGATCAATTCCGATGCAGCATCCATCGTTAAATTGGCAGGCTCTCGACTGTTTGAAGAGGTGCCAGAATTAATCCGTCCGTCCGGAAATGCCTATACAACCCGCCGCTATGCAGCATGCCTGCGTGATATGGACTATTACCTCCGCTACGCGACTTATGCGCTGGTAGCTGGCAATACGGATGTTTTAGATGAGCGAGTCTTACAAGGTCTGCGGGAGACTTATAATTCTTTAACTGTGCCGATCGCCCCAACGGTGCGTGGCATTCAAATTATGAAGGATATTGTGAAGCAGAAAGTAGAAGCTGCGGGGATTGAACCAGGCGAGTGGCTCGATCAGCCGTTTGACCACATGAGCCGTGATCTCAGTGAGTCTGATCTTTAA